The Manihot esculenta cultivar AM560-2 chromosome 17, M.esculenta_v8, whole genome shotgun sequence genome contains the following window.
ATGAACTCTGCTTCTTCTAACTTTTGcacctcctccctggtggcctgttgcttttcttttcccactaccctcttcttctgcttgaTCAGTTTGGCTTCGGGGAGGACGTTTAGTTTATGAGTCATTACTTCAGGGTctattcccggcatgtctgatGGCTTCTAGGCGAAGCTGGAGGCATGGCCTCAGATTAAAGCCATCGCTGTCGTTTTATGTTCTTCGGTCAGTCCGGCGTTAAGGTTAAAAACTTTGTCTGTCTCTTCATCTGATAAAGGGAAGGTTTCCAGCTCTCCCACGGGTTTCATTCTCGCTTCCTTcttctcatccctgacctccatgATTTCTGAGTTGCCTCCCTCActtgtcaagcctggttctgtCACCGTGGCCAAGTACACTGCCCTTGCCTCCTCTTGGCGCCCCCGAACTACTCCACCCCTGCCTCagtggggaatttcatggttaGGTACCTAATGCTGGTTACTGCCTCAAAGTTGTATAGCATTGGCCTTCCCAGTATTGCGTTATAACTCAAAGGAAGCTTTACAGCCAAGAATACTGCGTGGTGAGTCCGAGATAGGGGAGACTCTCCCAAGGTTAGAGCTACCATTACTTTCCCTTCCACTGCTATCGGGATTCCTCCGATTCCTTTCACAGGGGCTTGATCTCTTACTAATCGTTCCTCTGATatccccatctgctggaaaactcTGTACGGGAGCAAATTCACCTTGCTTCCATCGTCAGCTAAGATTTTCCGGACTCGAAAGTTGTAGATGATGGCCTCAATGACAAGGGCATCATCGTGAGGCATCTGAATGCCATGGGCATCTTCTGGGGAGAAAGAGATGGTGGCTGGGGAGTGTTCCACTACTTGCAGAACTTCACTGCTGCTTCCCTCCTCATCTCGGCCCCTC
Protein-coding sequences here:
- the LOC110604919 gene encoding uncharacterized protein LOC110604919, encoding MRAEVDRRNPDKYCQYHRTHGHDTNNCYQLISEIKRLITRGHLRNFVKKPEWEKPQQNPVVERPRRLGAGPVNDGSSRTFNMIVGGTGGRMNRRGKKRGRDEEGSSSEVLQVVEHSPATISFSPEDAHGIQMPHDDALVIEAIIYNFRVRKILADDGSKVNLLPYRVFQQMGISEERLVRDQAPVKGIGGIPIAVEGKVMVALTLGESPLSRTHHAVFLAVKLPLSYNAILGRPMLYNFEAVTSIRYLTMKFPTEAGVE